From Chryseobacterium gallinarum, one genomic window encodes:
- a CDS encoding nucleoside permease, whose translation MNLKLRLTILSFLQFFVWGAWLITMANFWFGTKHWEGTQFGAVFGTMGIASIFMPTITGIIADRWVNAERIFSVLHILYGVILFILPHSADPNSFFSIMLVAMCFYMPTIALANSISYTILKNNNMDVVKDFPPIRVWGTIGFIVAMWITNLSGNKATEGQFYIGGAVAIFLGIYALTLPKCPPQKLIDKDAPLSEQLGLNAFKLFGNYKMALFFLFSMLLGAALQLTNAYGDVFLSEFAQFPKYADSFVVQRSTIIMSISQVSETLFILAIPFFLKKFGIKKVMLMSMLAWVLRFGFFAYGVPEGFGLSLIILSCIVYGMAFDFFNISGSLFVETTTDKNIRSSAQGLFMMMTNGFGAVFGSYIAGWAIDKFFTHKFTTASDLSAYLETTPDNPTFLEILKTSFNAMVNSDGTLSSVVMVKDWHQIWLSFAIYALVLALFFAVLFRHKHNPEDVSSVKH comes from the coding sequence ATGAATTTAAAATTACGACTGACCATCCTCAGTTTTCTCCAGTTTTTTGTGTGGGGAGCATGGCTGATTACGATGGCAAACTTCTGGTTTGGTACTAAACACTGGGAAGGAACACAGTTTGGAGCTGTTTTCGGAACCATGGGAATTGCCTCCATTTTTATGCCAACCATCACTGGAATTATCGCCGACCGTTGGGTAAACGCTGAGCGTATATTTTCAGTTTTACATATCCTTTATGGAGTTATTCTTTTCATATTACCCCATTCTGCAGATCCCAATTCTTTCTTTTCGATAATGCTTGTTGCCATGTGTTTCTATATGCCGACTATTGCTCTTGCCAATTCGATCTCATACACAATCCTGAAAAACAATAATATGGATGTGGTAAAGGATTTTCCGCCAATTCGTGTGTGGGGAACCATAGGCTTTATTGTAGCCATGTGGATTACCAACCTTAGTGGAAACAAGGCAACAGAAGGACAATTTTACATCGGGGGTGCTGTAGCTATATTCCTGGGAATTTACGCCCTCACATTGCCTAAATGTCCTCCACAAAAGTTAATTGATAAAGACGCCCCACTATCAGAACAATTAGGATTAAACGCGTTCAAGCTTTTTGGAAACTATAAGATGGCGTTATTCTTCTTATTTTCGATGCTTTTAGGAGCAGCACTTCAGCTGACCAATGCTTATGGTGACGTCTTTTTAAGTGAATTTGCACAGTTTCCCAAATATGCTGATTCATTTGTAGTACAGAGATCTACGATCATTATGTCTATTTCCCAGGTATCTGAAACCCTGTTTATTCTGGCAATCCCTTTCTTCCTGAAAAAATTCGGAATAAAAAAAGTAATGCTGATGTCTATGCTGGCATGGGTATTAAGATTTGGATTTTTTGCTTATGGTGTCCCGGAAGGATTTGGTCTGTCTTTAATCATTCTTTCGTGTATTGTATATGGGATGGCTTTTGACTTCTTTAATATTTCCGGATCGCTTTTCGTAGAGACAACAACAGATAAAAATATCCGTTCTTCCGCACAAGGGTTATTTATGATGATGACCAATGGATTCGGGGCGGTTTTCGGAAGCTATATAGCAGGTTGGGCTATTGATAAATTCTTTACCCATAAATTTACTACTGCTTCAGATTTATCCGCTTATTTAGAAACTACACCAGATAACCCTACATTCCTGGAAATCCTGAAAACAAGCTTTAATGCTATGGTAAATTCCGATGGAACACTTTCTTCGGTGGTGATGGTAAAAGACTGGCATCAGATATGGCTTTCCTTTGCCATTTATGCATTGGTGCTGGCCCTCTTTTTTGCAGTATTATTCAGGCATAAACATAATCCGGAAGATGTTTCTTCGGTAAAACATTAA